In the Clostridium beijerinckii genome, one interval contains:
- a CDS encoding DUF2334 domain-containing protein encodes MKRTIKFYVFCFLGIFLSIFIIYAIINLRKNIIIINKTIYSSSFPKSNFKSTYNSKINFSDTPVAEINGVNLNILSETNIANVPMLLKSQRYYIPLSFICDKLSYTLYVSVNEILLYGNNNKISLTKDCYYKNSNSGSLRGNLIKYNGTYYISISDIEQLFDLVAVFDFKNNSISLINSNVKAPEEPYILYSDKIALMRWEDFACGGSNFTDTNQTKIKCMADLLYSKGVKFHVSWIPRFKSPEDNIDNDLLKNNNIVNVGFVNLLDYLINRGAKIGLHGYTHQHGNEESGTGEEMSKDVNNTIPETRSIVENGIDTASALNIPISYFESPHYQKTQLQRKVIEDYFQYIYESFDGSQSNIYKSDDYHLFVPTPLGYVHDSNPSSIIDGLNNYNPYILHSFYYHPFVELKYINFDTTNNKLNVTYDENSPLQQIVRTLKTDKYTMVHIDELINK; translated from the coding sequence ATGAAAAGAACTATAAAATTCTATGTTTTTTGTTTTTTAGGAATATTTCTATCTATATTTATAATTTATGCTATAATTAACCTCAGAAAAAATATAATTATAATAAACAAAACCATATACTCAAGTTCATTTCCAAAGAGTAATTTTAAAAGCACATATAATTCTAAGATTAACTTCTCAGATACACCTGTGGCAGAAATTAATGGAGTAAACTTAAATATTTTAAGCGAAACTAACATTGCTAATGTTCCTATGCTACTTAAATCCCAACGATACTATATACCACTTAGTTTTATTTGTGATAAACTTAGCTATACCCTTTATGTTTCAGTTAACGAAATTTTATTATACGGCAATAATAATAAAATTTCGTTAACTAAAGATTGTTATTATAAAAATTCTAATTCAGGTTCTCTTCGTGGTAATTTAATAAAATATAATGGCACTTATTATATTTCAATATCAGATATAGAACAACTATTTGATTTAGTTGCAGTATTTGACTTTAAAAATAATAGTATTAGCTTAATTAATAGTAATGTCAAAGCTCCAGAAGAACCTTACATATTATACAGTGATAAGATTGCCTTAATGAGATGGGAAGACTTTGCTTGTGGTGGTTCAAATTTTACTGACACAAATCAAACAAAAATAAAATGTATGGCTGATCTTTTATATTCTAAAGGAGTAAAATTTCATGTTAGTTGGATTCCTAGATTTAAATCTCCTGAAGATAATATTGATAATGATTTATTAAAAAATAATAATATAGTAAATGTAGGCTTTGTTAATCTTTTAGATTATTTAATTAATAGAGGCGCTAAAATAGGACTTCATGGTTATACCCATCAACATGGTAATGAAGAAAGTGGTACTGGTGAAGAAATGTCTAAGGATGTAAATAATACAATTCCTGAAACTCGAAGCATTGTTGAAAACGGGATTGATACTGCAAGTGCTTTAAACATTCCTATATCATATTTCGAAAGTCCTCATTATCAAAAAACCCAACTTCAACGAAAGGTTATTGAGGATTATTTTCAGTATATATATGAATCTTTTGATGGATCACAAAGCAACATATATAAATCTGATGACTATCACTTATTTGTACCAACCCCTTTAGGATATGTGCATGATTCAAATCCTTCATCTATAATTGATGGACTCAATAATTATAACCCTTATATACTTCATAGCTTTTACTATCATCCATTTGTTGAATTAAAATATATAAATTTTGATACTACTAATAATAAGCTAAATGTGACCTATGATGAAAACTCACCATTGCAGCAAATAGTTAGAACACTTAAAACTGATAAATATACAATGGTTCATATCGATGAACTTATAAATAAATGA
- a CDS encoding EamA family transporter yields MKIRIGIMFILISAFLTATGQLLWKIGINNIKFLPLGFLFYGFGSIFMIKSFEKEKLVVVYPIMCISYVISMFYGNLFLNETITPNKVLAVILIILGVSFNSYDK; encoded by the coding sequence ATGAAAATTAGAATTGGTATTATGTTCATATTAATATCAGCGTTTTTAACTGCTACAGGTCAGTTATTATGGAAAATAGGCATAAATAATATTAAGTTTTTACCTCTAGGCTTTTTATTTTATGGATTTGGTTCGATCTTTATGATTAAGTCCTTTGAAAAAGAAAAGCTTGTAGTAGTATATCCTATTATGTGCATATCATATGTGATATCTATGTTCTACGGCAATCTTTTTCTAAATGAAACCATAACACCTAACAAAGTTTTAGCAGTTATTTTAATAATTTTAGGAGTGTCTTTTAATAGTTATGATAAATAG
- a CDS encoding HAD-IB family hydrolase: MKIPFAIFDVDHTLINGDSMFLMLFFAISKKVRLIFYTPMIFLKILLCLFKIIDIKNVKESIYAPIKYLNEKQLEEFYDKVLLKKINEKVMSKLNFHKDQGCHILLVSASPEMYLHYFLKNSSIDTIIGTKLKMLDGKCTNKIHGKNCKGIEKVHRIKQYLNENNLEIDFDNSFAYSDSLSDKPMLSLVKNRYKVNKNGLEIEEFI, from the coding sequence ATGAAAATTCCTTTTGCAATTTTTGATGTTGATCATACCCTTATAAATGGGGATTCTATGTTTTTAATGTTGTTTTTTGCTATTAGCAAAAAAGTAAGACTCATATTCTATACCCCTATGATTTTTCTAAAAATATTATTGTGTCTTTTTAAAATTATAGATATAAAAAATGTTAAAGAATCCATATATGCACCTATAAAATATTTAAATGAAAAACAATTAGAAGAGTTTTATGATAAGGTACTATTAAAAAAAATTAATGAAAAAGTTATGAGCAAATTAAACTTTCATAAGGATCAGGGATGCCATATTCTACTAGTTTCAGCTTCTCCAGAAATGTATTTACACTATTTTTTAAAAAATAGTTCTATTGATACTATAATAGGAACTAAGCTTAAGATGTTGGATGGGAAATGTACTAATAAGATTCATGGCAAAAATTGCAAGGGTATTGAAAAGGTTCATCGGATAAAACAATATTTAAATGAAAATAATTTAGAAATTGATTTCGACAATTCATTTGCTTATTCAGATTCTTTGTCAGATAAGCCTATGCTATCTTTGGTTAAGAATAGGTATAAGGTTAACAAGAACGGATTAGAAATTGAGGAGTTCATATGA
- a CDS encoding decaprenyl-phosphate phosphoribosyltransferase, producing the protein MNNFKYSIKLLRPKQWVKNLFVFGPIIFSNNLMNLELLKRNFITFISFCCISSAIYILNDIVDRESDKKHPIKCNRPIASGKISLLQASIVGILLCLISLSLAIIQDKFIFIIICLYVINNLAYSFKLKNIFLIDILSISLGFILRVLSGGISTTVQVSRWIILCTLFLSLFLGFGKRRNEIIVLGENASSHRQNLSQYTENLLDKFITITLTCTIMSYSIYCILGSYNDNFIWTSIFIIFGVLRYYYLMYSKEVGGNPAEIVLKDKQLFNCILLWGFTCIAILSI; encoded by the coding sequence ATGAATAATTTTAAATATAGTATAAAATTATTGCGCCCTAAGCAATGGGTTAAGAACTTATTTGTCTTTGGTCCAATAATTTTTTCGAACAATTTAATGAATCTTGAATTATTAAAAAGAAATTTTATTACATTTATATCTTTTTGCTGCATATCATCCGCTATTTATATACTTAATGATATTGTGGATAGAGAAAGCGATAAAAAACATCCTATTAAATGCAACAGACCTATTGCAAGTGGTAAAATCAGTCTACTTCAAGCTTCAATAGTAGGAATCCTGTTATGTTTAATATCATTAAGTTTAGCAATTATTCAAGATAAATTTATATTTATTATAATATGTTTATATGTAATAAATAATCTAGCTTACTCTTTTAAGCTTAAGAATATTTTCTTAATTGATATATTATCAATATCACTAGGATTTATTTTAAGAGTACTATCAGGTGGAATTTCAACGACAGTTCAAGTTTCCAGATGGATAATTCTATGTACATTATTTTTATCCCTATTTCTAGGATTTGGTAAAAGGCGAAATGAAATAATTGTTTTGGGTGAAAATGCTAGCTCCCATAGACAAAATTTATCTCAATATACTGAAAATTTACTGGATAAATTTATAACTATAACATTGACATGTACTATTATGTCCTATTCTATCTATTGTATATTAGGTTCATATAATGATAACTTTATATGGACAAGTATTTTTATCATTTTTGGAGTTTTAAGATATTACTACTTAATGTATTCCAAAGAAGTAGGTGGAAATCCGGCTGAAATAGTATTAAAAGATAAGCAACTTTTTAATTGTATATTATTATGGGGATTCACTTGTATTGCCATTTTAAGCATATAG
- a CDS encoding glycosyltransferase family 39 protein, which translates to MFICAEDFAHGSTYMFRDYSYFARFPHMSMTVIYFSLIIRVFSNPLVAIRFINVIFSMLNIILLFFISKEIFKDKTKSIWVLLLSSIYPPMITYNNVYCSENLAIPLLLLSVLMFFKAINGYIKNKLLFFLISGLYLSAMQLFRPLGYIMIVAYTMYIFLYFKEKIKLKIIKSLLIILMFIIPYVIVSYTLIGLNITENPLWSPMEPISTSVLKGTNIYSGGGWNEEDFNLIDKYSEDYSNLDKAAKEVITQRLITTPKIELLCFFVFKYAKQWCIGDFGGVYWSQLGLNEAYNKEHYLDIMGKNEGRDLIKLSNDMQIYTQLFYITILILTYIGLYKNKKNVNYKIDFFYIMFCGLAIQCLLTEAQDRYSYPFSWIFIILAITAFNNNTVNSNGGKNE; encoded by the coding sequence ATGTTTATATGTGCAGAAGATTTTGCACATGGATCTACTTATATGTTTAGAGATTATAGCTATTTTGCTAGATTTCCACATATGAGCATGACAGTTATATATTTTTCTTTAATCATAAGAGTTTTTTCAAATCCATTAGTAGCTATAAGATTTATAAATGTTATTTTCTCTATGTTAAACATAATATTATTATTTTTTATATCAAAAGAGATTTTTAAAGACAAAACAAAAAGCATTTGGGTACTACTTTTAAGTTCAATTTACCCACCTATGATTACTTATAATAATGTTTATTGCTCAGAGAATCTGGCCATACCATTATTGTTACTAAGTGTATTAATGTTTTTTAAAGCAATTAATGGATATATTAAAAATAAACTTCTATTTTTTTTAATATCAGGCTTATATTTAAGTGCTATGCAGCTTTTTAGGCCCCTTGGGTATATAATGATTGTTGCTTATACAATGTATATTTTTCTATATTTCAAAGAAAAAATTAAACTAAAAATAATTAAAAGCTTATTAATTATTTTAATGTTTATAATCCCTTATGTAATTGTAAGCTACACATTAATAGGCCTAAATATTACAGAGAATCCTCTTTGGAGTCCTATGGAGCCAATAAGTACATCAGTACTAAAAGGTACAAATATTTATTCAGGCGGAGGCTGGAATGAAGAAGATTTTAATTTAATAGATAAATATAGTGAAGATTATTCTAATTTAGATAAAGCGGCAAAAGAAGTCATAACTCAAAGATTAATTACAACACCTAAAATAGAATTATTATGTTTTTTTGTTTTTAAATATGCTAAACAATGGTGTATAGGAGACTTTGGTGGTGTTTATTGGTCACAATTAGGACTTAATGAAGCTTATAATAAAGAACATTATTTAGACATAATGGGCAAAAATGAAGGTAGAGATTTAATAAAGCTAAGTAATGATATGCAAATTTATACACAGCTATTTTATATTACAATTTTAATACTTACTTATATTGGCCTATATAAGAACAAAAAAAATGTGAATTATAAAATTGATTTCTTTTATATTATGTTTTGTGGTCTTGCCATTCAATGTTTACTCACAGAAGCTCAAGACAGATATAGCTATCCTTTTTCATGGATTTTTATAATATTAGCAATTACAGCCTTTAATAACAATACTGTAAACAGTAATGGAGGAAAAAATGAATAA
- a CDS encoding ABC transporter ATP-binding protein, protein MNGKKEDMQILNNLLKLFKPFKLKIILVIICITMSAGLSILTPTVNQRLMDEGLIAKNLKIIITYSICNLILIMIIQGLGIIETKYRSYIENLLSYNLEEQAFTHTLKMKMSFFLSTNYAEIMNNLKIDIGNISQIVDQSTFYIVTSIFRIIVGIIGLITIDWRLSILVLIATPLRYLIVKYLAKKRRNLFERFINSYEDFSGWYGDTIGGIKEIKIWGLELSKTGQFIKKQKEIIKQNIRMSYLAKANEISETVFTQAITSLIYVIGGYLIIGNSLTVGRLFAFIAYSSYVTGPIFAIMNIGYSFAGIMPSAKRYFEFINTETEDICRNYISKKLNSSEVLGNIEFKNVEFSYNDKECVLKNISFKINAGEKVAIIGSNGSGKTTVINLILRFLTPDSGSILLDGNDINSFKLKDYRKLISVVSQDVYLFNSSIRENIMLNSKKTDIEMNSAVKKSGAYRFIEEMPDKYESIVGQRGGTLSGGERQKIAMARAFIRDSKILVLDEATANYDMEAEYQVNNIIKESYKDKTIIIISHKPDILAKVDKIIVINNGVIEDIGNHIDLYNRSEFYRLMVNIPLDEII, encoded by the coding sequence ATGAATGGAAAGAAAGAGGACATGCAAATCCTAAATAATCTTCTAAAATTATTTAAACCATTTAAATTGAAAATAATTTTAGTAATTATCTGCATAACAATGTCAGCTGGTTTAAGTATATTAACACCTACTGTTAATCAGCGGTTAATGGATGAGGGATTAATTGCAAAGAATTTGAAGATAATTATAACATATTCAATTTGTAATTTAATTCTAATAATGATTATTCAGGGGTTAGGAATAATTGAAACTAAATATCGTTCTTACATAGAAAATTTATTATCATATAATCTTGAGGAGCAAGCTTTTACACATACTTTAAAAATGAAAATGAGTTTCTTTTTGAGCACAAACTATGCTGAGATAATGAATAATTTAAAAATAGATATTGGAAATATATCCCAAATAGTAGATCAAAGTACATTTTATATTGTAACAAGTATTTTTAGGATTATAGTTGGAATTATAGGACTTATTACTATTGACTGGAGACTAAGTATTTTGGTGCTAATAGCAACCCCATTAAGGTATTTAATCGTGAAATACCTTGCTAAAAAAAGAAGGAACTTATTCGAAAGGTTTATAAACAGTTATGAGGATTTCTCAGGCTGGTATGGGGACACCATTGGTGGAATAAAAGAAATAAAAATTTGGGGATTAGAATTATCAAAAACAGGTCAGTTTATAAAAAAACAAAAAGAGATAATAAAGCAGAATATAAGAATGTCGTATTTGGCAAAGGCAAATGAAATTTCTGAAACAGTATTTACACAAGCAATAACATCATTAATATATGTTATTGGTGGCTATTTAATTATAGGCAATAGTCTTACTGTTGGACGGTTATTTGCATTTATAGCATACAGTTCCTATGTTACTGGGCCTATATTTGCGATTATGAATATTGGTTATAGTTTTGCAGGCATAATGCCATCTGCAAAAAGATATTTTGAATTCATTAATACAGAAACTGAGGATATATGCAGAAATTATATATCAAAAAAATTAAATTCAAGCGAAGTTTTAGGAAACATTGAATTTAAAAATGTTGAATTTTCGTATAATGATAAGGAATGTGTATTAAAGAATATTAGCTTTAAAATAAATGCTGGGGAGAAGGTTGCTATAATTGGAAGTAACGGTTCAGGTAAAACAACGGTTATAAATCTGATTTTAAGATTCTTAACTCCTGATTCTGGCAGCATACTCTTGGATGGTAACGATATTAATTCTTTTAAATTAAAGGACTATAGAAAATTAATATCCGTGGTAAGCCAAGACGTGTATTTATTTAATAGTAGCATAAGGGAAAATATTATGCTTAACTCCAAGAAAACAGATATTGAGATGAATTCAGCAGTAAAAAAAAGTGGAGCATATAGATTTATCGAAGAAATGCCTGACAAATATGAAAGTATTGTAGGGCAAAGAGGAGGCACATTATCTGGTGGTGAAAGACAAAAAATAGCTATGGCTAGAGCTTTTATAAGAGATTCTAAGATATTAGTATTGGATGAAGCCACAGCTAACTATGATATGGAAGCTGAATATCAAGTAAATAATATAATTAAAGAGAGTTATAAAGATAAAACAATTATTATAATAAGCCATAAGCCAGATATACTGGCAAAGGTAGATAAAATTATAGTTATTAACAATGGAGTAATAGAAGATATCGGAAATCATATAGATTTATATAATAGAAGTGAATTTTATAGGCTGATGGTAAATATACCATTAGATGAGATTATCTAA
- a CDS encoding CLI_3235 family bacteriocin precursor, whose product MRKLGKKNYEIIETVEAYEDDCYAQQDCYKSCKDRVARKSLNDKLFNEAHYGDGGFHW is encoded by the coding sequence ATGAGAAAATTAGGAAAAAAGAATTATGAAATTATTGAAACAGTAGAGGCATATGAGGATGACTGTTATGCGCAGCAAGATTGTTACAAAAGCTGTAAAGATAGGGTAGCTCGTAAATCATTAAATGACAAATTATTTAATGAGGCACACTACGGCGACGGCGGTTTTCATTGGTAA
- the ccpM gene encoding Cys-rich peptide radical SAM maturase CcpM, translating to MNSKPLIKLFRTNDKYYMYDTNKNTILNISNKQYNSLENYMKDDIDHYIDSEEINEFYKEGFLSSNRVKDIESPYNGVLPSYLDSNVGMIILQVTQQCNFRCEYCVYSGNYLNRTHSSKKMDISMAFKGIDFLINHSRNLSKIDVSFYGGEPLLEFDFIKQCIDYAEKKAEGKKVTFYMTTNGSLLTDEVVEFLYKHDVMLTISLDGPKEIHDKHRKFAFNNCGTFDKVIKNVMNIEKKFPQYINNILFNVVIDTQNDFSCIDKFFLDYESIKDIDMISGVISGNNIKSIIEMNEDYYLKVEYELFRIFYYLLRKHNTKNCSRIVIERYSQILKLSEELMPQKMLSEKAHPSGPCIPGAQRLFMNVDGFFYPCERVSETSELMQIGHIDTGFDIKKVTSIFNIGKLNEDDCKNCWAIRLCGVCAGALDMDTDEKEFSKKKREECCKNVKASLEEKFKNYCFLKEFGHSFDKNEEMTVFND from the coding sequence ATGAATAGCAAACCATTAATTAAGCTTTTTAGAACAAATGATAAGTATTATATGTACGATACAAATAAAAACACTATCCTAAATATTAGTAATAAACAATACAATTCTTTAGAAAATTATATGAAAGACGATATCGATCATTATATAGATTCAGAGGAAATAAATGAATTTTATAAGGAAGGCTTTCTATCTTCAAATAGAGTAAAAGATATAGAGAGTCCTTATAATGGGGTTCTGCCATCTTATTTAGATAGTAATGTAGGAATGATAATACTACAGGTAACTCAACAGTGCAATTTTAGATGTGAATATTGTGTTTATTCAGGTAACTACTTAAATAGAACTCACTCAAGTAAAAAAATGGATATTTCAATGGCATTTAAAGGTATTGATTTTCTCATTAATCATTCAAGAAATCTTAGTAAAATTGATGTATCTTTTTATGGAGGAGAACCTCTTCTTGAATTTGATTTTATTAAACAATGCATTGATTATGCTGAAAAAAAAGCGGAAGGCAAAAAGGTAACGTTTTATATGACCACAAATGGTTCTCTATTAACTGATGAGGTTGTAGAGTTTTTATATAAACATGATGTGATGTTGACAATTAGTCTTGATGGGCCAAAGGAAATACATGATAAGCATAGAAAGTTTGCTTTCAATAATTGTGGAACTTTTGATAAGGTTATTAAAAATGTTATGAATATTGAAAAGAAGTTTCCACAATATATCAATAATATTCTTTTTAATGTAGTTATTGATACTCAAAATGATTTTTCTTGTATAGATAAATTTTTCCTAGATTATGAGAGTATAAAAGATATAGATATGATATCTGGGGTAATATCTGGTAACAATATAAAATCTATTATTGAAATGAATGAAGATTATTATTTAAAAGTAGAATATGAATTATTTAGAATTTTCTATTATTTATTACGGAAACATAATACAAAGAATTGCTCTAGAATAGTAATTGAAAGATATTCTCAAATATTAAAACTTTCGGAAGAATTGATGCCTCAAAAAATGTTATCTGAAAAAGCACATCCTAGTGGACCGTGTATTCCTGGTGCTCAAAGATTATTTATGAATGTAGATGGTTTTTTCTATCCATGTGAGAGGGTTAGTGAAACTTCTGAACTTATGCAGATAGGACATATAGATACAGGTTTTGATATAAAAAAAGTAACAAGTATTTTTAATATTGGTAAGCTAAATGAGGATGATTGTAAAAATTGTTGGGCTATAAGACTTTGCGGTGTGTGCGCTGGTGCGTTAGATATGGATACTGATGAAAAAGAGTTTTCAAAAAAGAAAAGAGAAGAATGTTGTAAGAATGTTAAAGCATCTTTAGAAGAAAAATTTAAAAATTATTGTTTTTTAAAGGAATTTGGTCATAGTTTTGACAAAAACGAAGAAATGACAGTATTTAATGACTAA
- a CDS encoding TIGR04066 family peptide maturation system protein, which yields MKNEYKTMIYPFDVESAPLIRHSNFIDNHNIVNIISPNGWGLCGKDAGHTDGGQPVGIIIDSDFDKALENCDTVFFTDSSMKIDLHKFVYPKIIKAAQSSKNIICTIKLENEIIDKVSNICNQNNMFFKYFTNESNSMISPPTEKIYQINTPVVLVFGLSERTNKFEIQLNLRENLDEMGYKVSQIGTRHYCELMGFHSFPKFMYSKSITESEKVILFNHYIKNIESKEAPDVIVIGIPGGAMPINQEFTNGFGIIAYEVSQAIMPDVVVFSTLYTNSSLEILQLLSKSFKYKLGYNIDCYNISNTSLDLRASKYEESLQYIVLNLDIINEKKKMYKELDRPVYNILNKNDAKSMTNFLVNKLVEYAENQII from the coding sequence ATGAAAAATGAGTATAAAACTATGATATATCCATTTGATGTGGAATCTGCACCACTAATAAGACATAGTAATTTTATTGATAACCATAATATTGTAAATATTATTTCTCCAAATGGATGGGGACTTTGCGGTAAGGATGCAGGGCACACTGATGGTGGACAACCGGTTGGTATAATTATAGATAGTGATTTTGATAAAGCACTAGAAAATTGCGATACAGTTTTTTTTACTGATTCTAGTATGAAAATAGATTTGCATAAATTTGTATATCCTAAAATTATTAAAGCAGCTCAAAGTTCAAAAAATATAATATGTACTATAAAACTTGAAAATGAAATTATTGATAAAGTATCAAATATTTGCAATCAAAATAATATGTTTTTTAAGTATTTTACAAATGAAAGTAATAGTATGATAAGCCCCCCAACTGAAAAAATTTATCAAATTAACACACCTGTAGTTTTGGTATTTGGTTTGAGTGAAAGAACAAACAAGTTTGAGATACAACTAAATTTAAGAGAAAACTTAGATGAGATGGGGTATAAAGTATCACAAATAGGTACACGACATTATTGTGAGTTAATGGGATTTCATTCATTTCCTAAATTTATGTATAGTAAATCTATTACTGAATCAGAAAAGGTGATTTTATTCAATCATTATATTAAGAATATTGAAAGTAAAGAAGCACCAGATGTAATAGTAATCGGTATACCAGGTGGGGCAATGCCTATTAATCAGGAATTTACAAATGGATTTGGCATAATAGCTTATGAAGTGTCACAAGCTATTATGCCAGATGTTGTTGTATTTAGTACATTATATACTAATAGTTCACTAGAAATTTTACAATTATTATCTAAGTCTTTCAAATATAAATTGGGATATAATATAGATTGCTATAATATTAGCAATACATCTTTAGATCTTAGAGCTAGTAAATATGAAGAGTCATTACAATATATTGTATTAAATTTAGACATTATAAATGAAAAGAAAAAGATGTATAAAGAGTTAGATAGACCTGTTTATAATATTTTAAATAAAAATGATGCAAAAAGTATGACAAATTTTTTAGTTAATAAATTGGTAGAATATGCGGAAAATCAAATTATATAG
- a CDS encoding peptide maturation system acyl carrier-related protein, protein MNNFSENIDINIKLNEIFKDRFNIDLFNDELNINIDDNLLGSKFRLAARNLYYLLCDIEKEFDITISEEDIDNIKFNTINNIIKIINKELQQKAVETV, encoded by the coding sequence GTGAATAATTTTTCAGAGAATATTGATATAAATATAAAATTGAATGAGATATTTAAGGATAGATTTAATATAGACCTATTTAATGATGAACTGAATATAAATATTGATGATAATTTATTGGGAAGTAAATTTAGATTAGCAGCACGAAATCTTTATTATTTGCTATGTGACATTGAAAAAGAATTTGATATTACTATTTCTGAAGAGGATATTGATAATATTAAATTTAATACAATAAATAATATTATTAAAATTATTAATAAGGAATTACAACAAAAAGCTGTGGAAACAGTTTAA